In Pyrus communis chromosome 15, drPyrComm1.1, whole genome shotgun sequence, the genomic stretch GAGAGGAGAGTTGCAGatctgataaaaaaaattaatacaaaaatatttaatGCTGATGTCAAATTTAGGGAGAGATGTTATTCTATGTCATATCACATCAGATTTAGCTTCTAGGTTGGAAAACATTGCAGTTgtctttttttactgttattgcTGATTTAGACATTTTGACATTtcttttggagatgctctaagacgCCAAGAGTTAGGCTCATTGTATCTGTCATACAGTGGTTTATTTTGTTCTGGATGCTGGGATCTGCAAATTTAAAGGACATCGGCGCCAATTCCACCAGCCATTTGGGGTCAATGACTGTCACCTCGCGCATGAACTCCTTCGTAGTCATAACCAGCTCATGGTAGATGACCCAATCCGGTTGTCTCTGGAAAAGAGCACTGCTGGGGTGAATATAAACCGGCTGGTTCTCCGTTAGGGTTGTGTAACCCTCCTGCTGGTCCTTTCTAGCAGCGGGGGAAGAAATATCCTGCAGTAATCGCCTTCCTGATCTTCATAAAATTCCTTCCTGCACTCACAAAGTCCATTTTGTACTTGTCCATGATGCTCAGAAGCTGTTTTCTGACATCCTGCGCCCGCCTCAAGGACCCAGACTGAACAAAATTCTCGAAACACCATGGCCCGAAAAATTATTTGCTTTCCAAGCTTCATAGACTGcgagtgaaaaaaaaacttggctCTCTTCTGATCTGCCTTGGCTTGTTCTTCTCTTGTTCTGTAAAAGATATTGCCTGTCTGAATCATTGTAATGATGGCCAAGATCTCATCGCTGCATCCGAGTTCCACACTCGCGAGTAGCATCTTCGTTAAGGGTGGATCCAGAGGAAACTCGGCCATTTTCTATATTATTCTCTAGGGTTTCGGTCGGAGGCAGCGAATCCAACGGCATGGCGCTCATCGCTGtgtaaaattagggttttgcttcTGCAACGGAACAGACTCTCCCAGCGAGCAGGACTGAAGGAGGCAGAACCTTTCAAACGCAGCGTTTGCGGTCCTGACCGCGTAAAACGACGTTGTTTATAACAGAGTCCAAATGACGAGACTGTCCTCGCTTTATGACCTGGCACGCGGCAAATGCTCCTGAGAGGTGGGAAATATAAGTAAACAACTtgccaacaaaagaaaaaatgtacCAGAAAATTTAGAATTCAATCGGAGCAGAAGTCACAGAttgaggagagagagggggagagagagatagagaaagagagatatgGGGCTGCTGTGTTGTTTCGATGGAGGCAACAGTGCAcagagaaaggaagaagaaagggcAGCCTCCGCGGAAGCTCTTGCCAACGCTGCCCAAGCCGCCCAGAGAAGGTAAAattatttctctctttttttttttttccttctaatttttaattcgaccatttttcatttttcgaaATTGGAAATTTATATTTGTATCGTTGTTGCAAGTTGATCAATTTGTATGTAAAGATGTGATTTTGGATAGGATTTGTAATTGTCATGGGGATAAAAAATcagcttttttttgttttaatttggaaaGGGATTTGGAATCAGATGTGGGTTAAGCAGTGTGTTCGTCCATTGGCACCCGATTTCAAATTCCGCTCCTCGTAGATTAGAGTAGTTTGGAAATGGGATAGGGAAAAAATAGGATGAATTTGATGATCAGAATTCTGAGTAGACCTTGTTAGGACAATGTACATTCCACATTAATACCATGTTAAATCTTCTTCATCTTGTTGATTGTGTTCGCCATTTCTATCGATTGTTTGTTCATGTTTAAGCAATTTGTTTCAACGCTATAGGATTGTCTCTGCTTGCAGAATTTCGACTTTGTTAAGTCCAAGACCTAACTGTGCTAACATTATGCGGTAATTCTGTTAACCGGCAGTCTTGCAAACAAAACCTAAGTATAGAGTGTGAAAATCATAAAACCTGCCAAGGGTCATATTTGCATTTTGTTAGGCAGATAGCGCCACATTGATAGGGTGTGAATCGTAGTTCCATTACTACTGTGCCCACATGATGGTTTCTTTCGTCGTTATTTGAGTACACTTATACTGCAACCACAATTTCAGGCAAGAAGAATTCGAAAAGTCTGCAGCAGGAAGAGCTGCGCGTGCCCAGCAACAGCAACAGGCGGCTGCAAAGCAAGCTGCCAGCTCTAACAAAGGCGAACCAGTATTAAAGGTTTGACTGACTGAATTTCCAAATCTTTTGTTGGAAAGTTGATGCTAATGATCCGAGCTACACTGTCAGCATAAACAATAATATCATAGGACTGGCCTATAGTGGTTATGCCAATCTCTGCTGGTTATATGCTA encodes the following:
- the LOC137716874 gene encoding uncharacterized protein; this translates as MGLLCCFDGGNSAQRKEEERAASAEALANAAQAAQRRQEEFEKSAAGRAARAQQQQQAAAKQAASSNKGEPVLKWSVG